In Streptantibioticus cattleyicolor NRRL 8057 = DSM 46488, a genomic segment contains:
- a CDS encoding GH1 family beta-glucosidase: MPRPLPTLPSDFVWGVSSSAYQIEGATTADGRGPSVWDTFAARPGAVRDGHTAETACDHYQRWPQDVALLSGLGVDAYRFSIAWPRVLPAGGGPVNPAGLDFYDRLTDALLAAGITPLPTLYHWDLPQALETTPDGAPGGWLLRDTAHRFAEYAAVVAARLGDRVRDWITLNEPFVHMVFGYALGNHAPGHALMLDALPAAHHQLLGHGLAAAALREAGGRVLVANNCTPVSAATDAPADRAAADAYDALHNRLFNDPLLLGRYPDLTAYGVTGDLGGAVRDGDLAVISAPLDGLGINYYNPTVVRAPEVGSPLPFEEAPQPGVARTAFDWPVVPEALRDLLLGLTRTYGDALPPLTVTENGCSYPGTDDPERIAFLDGHVRAVAEAVAAGADVRGYFVWTLTDNFEWAEGYHQRFGLVHVDHATQERTPKASYHWYRDLVAAHRGRRT; this comes from the coding sequence GTGCCGCGACCACTGCCGACGCTCCCCTCCGACTTCGTGTGGGGCGTCTCCTCCTCGGCCTACCAGATCGAAGGGGCCACCACCGCCGACGGCCGCGGCCCCAGCGTGTGGGACACGTTCGCCGCCCGCCCCGGCGCGGTGCGCGACGGGCACACCGCCGAGACCGCCTGCGACCACTACCAGCGCTGGCCGCAGGACGTCGCCCTGCTGTCCGGCCTCGGGGTGGACGCCTACCGGTTCTCCATCGCCTGGCCCCGGGTGCTGCCCGCCGGGGGCGGCCCGGTCAACCCGGCCGGCCTCGACTTCTACGACCGGCTCACCGACGCCCTGCTCGCGGCCGGGATCACCCCGCTGCCCACGCTCTACCACTGGGACCTGCCGCAGGCGCTGGAGACCACGCCGGACGGCGCCCCCGGCGGCTGGCTGCTGCGCGACACCGCCCACCGCTTCGCCGAGTACGCGGCCGTGGTCGCCGCCCGCCTCGGCGACCGGGTCCGCGACTGGATCACCCTCAACGAGCCCTTCGTCCACATGGTCTTCGGCTACGCGCTGGGCAACCACGCCCCCGGCCACGCCCTGATGCTGGACGCGCTGCCCGCCGCCCACCACCAACTGCTCGGCCACGGGCTGGCCGCCGCCGCGCTGCGCGAGGCCGGCGGACGGGTGCTCGTCGCCAACAACTGCACCCCGGTGTCGGCGGCCACCGACGCGCCCGCCGACCGGGCCGCCGCCGACGCCTACGACGCGCTGCACAACCGGCTCTTCAACGACCCGCTGCTGCTGGGCCGTTACCCGGACCTGACGGCCTACGGGGTCACCGGCGACCTCGGCGGCGCGGTGCGCGACGGCGACCTCGCGGTGATCTCCGCCCCGCTGGACGGGCTGGGGATCAACTACTACAACCCCACCGTGGTCCGCGCCCCGGAGGTGGGCTCGCCGCTGCCGTTCGAGGAGGCGCCGCAGCCCGGGGTGGCCCGTACCGCGTTCGACTGGCCGGTGGTCCCGGAGGCCTTGCGCGACCTGCTGCTCGGGCTCACCCGTACCTACGGCGACGCGCTGCCGCCGCTGACCGTCACCGAGAACGGCTGCTCGTACCCCGGCACCGACGACCCCGAGCGCATCGCCTTCCTCGACGGCCACGTGCGCGCGGTCGCCGAGGCGGTGGCGGCCGGCGCCGACGTGCGCGGCTACTTCGTGTGGACCCTCACCGACAACTTCGAGTGGGCCGAGGGCTACCACCAGCGCTTCGGCCTGGTCCACGTCGACCACGCCACCCAGGAACGCACCCCCAAGGCCTCCTACCACTGGTA
- a CDS encoding SAV_915 family protein, producing the protein MEALPSSGPEDAGGVRPAECSLYVPVRPGRAATALRICRTPQGVRTVVAFTSRHRLADAFGPGQPWIRLGTPALRALAEPLGVHEVTIDPRFSVDADPGVPVG; encoded by the coding sequence ATGGAAGCGTTACCGTCATCCGGGCCCGAGGACGCCGGGGGCGTCCGGCCCGCCGAGTGCTCGCTGTACGTTCCGGTGCGCCCCGGGCGCGCGGCCACCGCGCTGCGGATCTGCCGTACCCCGCAGGGCGTGCGCACCGTGGTCGCCTTCACCAGCCGGCACCGGCTCGCCGACGCGTTCGGCCCCGGCCAGCCGTGGATCCGGCTGGGCACGCCGGCGTTGCGGGCGCTGGCCGAGCCGCTCGGGGTGCACGAGGTGACCATCGACCCGAGGTTCAGCGTGGACGCGGACCCGGGCGTTCCGGTGGGGTGA
- a CDS encoding TetR/AcrR family transcriptional regulator, whose translation MAGALRRRPVQRRSLERFERILDASARLLDEAGYSALTTREVARRAGVPIGTLYQFFAGKDGLVAALAARNLERYLDRLARRIEAEAPTVVAALVDLAVEEFVAMKRSVPGFGVLDFGLVGPPGSHAEQHILDAVQDNNAAVAERLRTLTAGLLSDGERFASPLALRVALECADAVLQLAFRTDPEGDPELIAECKRVLRRYLAPGPE comes from the coding sequence GTGGCGGGCGCGCTGCGTCGCCGGCCCGTGCAGCGGCGCAGCCTCGAACGTTTCGAACGCATCCTGGACGCCAGCGCCCGGCTGCTGGACGAGGCGGGGTACTCGGCGCTGACCACCCGGGAGGTGGCCCGCCGCGCCGGGGTGCCGATCGGCACCCTCTACCAGTTCTTCGCCGGCAAGGACGGGCTGGTGGCCGCGCTCGCCGCGCGCAACCTGGAGCGCTACCTGGACCGGCTCGCCCGCCGGATCGAGGCCGAGGCGCCCACCGTGGTGGCCGCCCTGGTCGACCTGGCGGTCGAGGAGTTCGTCGCCATGAAGCGCTCGGTGCCCGGCTTCGGGGTGCTCGACTTCGGGCTCGTCGGCCCCCCGGGCAGCCACGCCGAGCAGCACATCCTCGACGCCGTCCAGGACAACAACGCCGCCGTGGCGGAGCGGCTGCGCACGCTCACCGCGGGGCTGCTCAGCGACGGCGAGCGGTTCGCCTCCCCGCTCGCCCTGCGGGTCGCCCTGGAGTGCGCCGACGCCGTGCTCCAACTCGCCTTCCGCACCGACCCCGAGGGCGACCCGGAGCTGATCGCCGAGTGCAAGCGGGTGCTCCGCCGCTACCTTGCGCCGGGCCCGGAGTGA
- a CDS encoding XdhC family protein, with protein MLDIADELHRWSKRGRPFAVATVVTVDGSAPRQPGAALAVDSDGAAVGSVSGGCVEGAVYELCQEVLAAGASAEPVLQRFGYSDEDAFAVGLTCGGVIDILVERIDPATRPELVRALAAAATGEPAAAARVAAGPPGLLGRAMTVTADGTAEGGFGDPGLDRTVRGQARAMLDAGRTGTVRIGADGTTCGEPVTLLVESSVPPPRMLVFGAIDFAGALVRIGKFLGYRVTLCDARPVFATPARFPEADEVVVEWPHRYLERQRLDGRAVLCVLTHDAKFDVPLLQRALKLPVAYVGAMGSRRTHLDRLDKLREAGVTEMELARLRSPIGLDLGARTPEETALSIAAEIVAARRGGSGLPLTGSGTPIHHDAAIGVCPAA; from the coding sequence ATGCTGGACATCGCCGACGAGTTGCACCGCTGGTCGAAGCGCGGGCGGCCGTTCGCCGTCGCCACCGTGGTCACGGTGGACGGCAGCGCGCCACGGCAGCCCGGCGCGGCGCTCGCCGTCGACTCCGACGGGGCCGCCGTCGGCAGCGTCTCCGGCGGGTGCGTGGAGGGCGCGGTCTACGAGCTGTGCCAGGAGGTGCTGGCCGCCGGGGCATCCGCCGAACCGGTGCTCCAGCGCTTCGGCTACTCCGACGAGGACGCCTTCGCCGTCGGCCTGACCTGCGGCGGCGTGATCGACATCCTCGTGGAGCGGATCGACCCGGCCACCCGGCCCGAACTGGTCCGCGCCCTGGCCGCCGCCGCGACGGGGGAACCCGCCGCGGCGGCCCGGGTGGCCGCCGGCCCGCCCGGACTGCTCGGCCGGGCCATGACCGTCACCGCCGACGGCACCGCCGAGGGCGGCTTCGGCGACCCCGGGCTGGACCGCACGGTACGCGGCCAGGCCCGCGCCATGCTGGACGCCGGACGCACCGGCACCGTGCGGATCGGGGCGGACGGCACCACCTGCGGCGAGCCGGTGACGCTGCTGGTGGAGTCGAGCGTGCCGCCGCCGCGGATGCTGGTCTTCGGGGCGATCGACTTCGCCGGCGCCCTGGTGCGGATCGGGAAGTTCCTCGGCTACCGGGTCACGCTCTGCGACGCCCGGCCGGTCTTCGCCACCCCGGCCCGCTTCCCCGAGGCCGACGAGGTCGTCGTGGAGTGGCCCCACCGCTACCTGGAACGCCAGCGGCTGGACGGCCGCGCGGTGCTCTGCGTCCTCACCCACGACGCCAAGTTCGACGTCCCGCTGCTGCAACGCGCGCTGAAGCTTCCCGTCGCCTACGTGGGCGCCATGGGCTCCCGCCGCACCCACCTGGACCGGCTGGACAAGCTGCGGGAGGCCGGCGTCACCGAGATGGAACTGGCCCGGCTGCGCTCGCCGATCGGCCTCGACCTGGGCGCCCGGACCCCGGAGGAGACGGCGCTGTCGATCGCCGCCGAGATCGTCGCCGCCCGCCGCGGCGGCTCCGGGCTGCCGCTGACCGGTTCCGGCACCCCCATCCACCACGACGCGGCGATCGGGGTCTGCCCGGCGGCCTGA
- a CDS encoding TetR/AcrR family transcriptional regulator, which yields MSSPHTAAGDGAPRRSDRTRAAILDAARERFATQGYERTTIRAVAADARIDPSMVMRYFGSKERLFEAALAVDLRLPDLSGTGRDELAAVLVGLFLDRWEAGPTHDTLLMLLRSAVTNERAAERLRAVFAAQVVPALTAVLGPEEGVRRAALLAGHLLGLAVTRYLVRLPEVAALSRDEVVAALTPALRATLEAD from the coding sequence ATGTCGTCACCCCACACCGCGGCCGGGGACGGCGCGCCGCGCCGCTCGGACCGGACCCGCGCCGCGATCCTGGACGCCGCGCGGGAACGGTTCGCCACCCAGGGCTACGAGCGCACCACCATCCGGGCGGTGGCCGCCGACGCGCGTATCGACCCGTCGATGGTGATGCGCTACTTCGGCAGCAAGGAGCGGCTCTTCGAGGCCGCGCTCGCGGTCGACCTGCGGCTGCCGGATCTCTCCGGGACCGGCCGGGACGAGCTGGCCGCCGTCCTCGTCGGGCTCTTCCTGGACCGCTGGGAGGCCGGCCCCACCCACGACACGCTGCTGATGCTGCTGCGTTCGGCGGTCACCAACGAGCGCGCGGCGGAACGGCTGCGGGCGGTCTTCGCCGCCCAGGTGGTCCCCGCGCTCACCGCCGTGCTCGGTCCCGAGGAGGGTGTGCGGCGGGCCGCGCTCCTCGCCGGCCACCTGCTGGGCCTGGCCGTCACCCGCTACCTGGTACGCCTGCCGGAGGTGGCCGCCCTCAGCCGGGACGAGGTGGTCGCGGCGCTCACCCCGGCGCTGCGCGCCACCCTGGAGGCCGACTGA
- a CDS encoding AMP-binding protein: protein MTDLSYAAGTGTTPLLDDTIGRNLDRAVAAWPDRPALVDAATGRRWSYAGFAAEVDRLARALLAYGVTKGDRVGIWAVNCPEWVFTQYATARIGAVLVNVNPAYRTHELGYVLRQSGVSLLIASTAYKSSDYVAMAAAVREECPGLRHTVHIGTAGWRELLAAGETVPADRTAAAQAALDCREPVNIQYTSGTTGFPKGATLSHRNILNNGYFVGELLGYTEADRVCLPVPFYHCFGMVMGNLAATSHGACVVIPAPVFDPAATLRAVRDEGCTALYGVPTMFIAELGLPDFAGYDLSSLRTGIMAGSPCPVEVMKRVVGEMHMAEVAICYGMTETSPVSTQTRRDDDLERRTATVGRVLPHLEVRVADPVTGETVPRGVPGELRTRGYSVMLGYWEDPERTAEVIDGDGWMHTGDLAVMREDGYLTITGRIKDMIIRGGENVYPREIEEFLHTHPKIADVQVVGVPDERYGEEVLACVIPRDPADPPTLEEVTAHCRGRLAHFKIPRLLWVLDSFPMTVSGKVRKVELRERFAGPDHSGPGAR, encoded by the coding sequence GTGACCGACCTTTCGTATGCCGCCGGTACCGGGACCACACCACTGCTGGACGACACCATCGGGCGCAACCTGGACCGCGCGGTCGCCGCCTGGCCCGACCGCCCCGCCCTGGTGGACGCGGCCACCGGACGCCGCTGGAGCTACGCGGGCTTCGCCGCCGAGGTCGACCGGCTCGCCCGCGCCCTGCTCGCGTACGGCGTCACCAAGGGCGACCGGGTCGGCATCTGGGCCGTCAACTGCCCCGAATGGGTCTTCACCCAGTACGCCACCGCCCGGATCGGCGCCGTGCTCGTCAACGTCAACCCCGCCTACCGCACCCATGAACTCGGGTACGTGTTGCGGCAGTCGGGGGTGTCGCTGCTGATCGCCTCGACCGCGTACAAGAGCAGCGACTACGTGGCGATGGCGGCGGCGGTGCGCGAGGAGTGCCCGGGGCTGCGGCACACCGTGCACATCGGTACGGCCGGCTGGCGGGAGCTGCTGGCGGCCGGCGAGACGGTGCCCGCGGACCGGACGGCCGCGGCGCAGGCCGCGCTGGACTGCCGGGAGCCGGTCAACATCCAGTACACCTCGGGCACCACCGGCTTCCCCAAAGGCGCTACTCTCTCGCACCGCAACATCCTCAACAACGGTTACTTCGTGGGGGAGTTGCTGGGGTACACCGAGGCCGACCGGGTCTGTCTGCCGGTGCCCTTCTACCACTGCTTCGGCATGGTGATGGGAAACCTCGCCGCCACCTCGCACGGCGCCTGCGTGGTGATCCCGGCCCCGGTCTTCGACCCGGCCGCCACGCTGCGCGCGGTACGGGACGAGGGGTGCACCGCGCTGTACGGGGTGCCCACGATGTTCATCGCCGAACTCGGGCTGCCGGACTTCGCCGGGTACGACCTGTCGTCGCTGCGCACCGGGATCATGGCGGGGTCGCCGTGCCCGGTGGAGGTGATGAAGCGGGTGGTCGGCGAGATGCACATGGCGGAAGTGGCGATCTGCTACGGGATGACCGAGACCTCACCGGTGTCCACCCAGACCCGGCGCGACGACGACCTGGAGCGGCGCACCGCCACCGTCGGCCGGGTGCTGCCGCACCTGGAGGTCCGGGTGGCCGACCCGGTCACCGGCGAGACGGTGCCGCGCGGGGTTCCGGGGGAGCTGCGCACCCGCGGCTACTCGGTGATGCTCGGCTACTGGGAGGACCCCGAACGCACCGCCGAGGTGATCGACGGCGACGGCTGGATGCACACCGGCGACCTGGCGGTGATGCGCGAGGACGGCTACCTCACCATCACCGGACGCATCAAGGACATGATCATCCGGGGCGGCGAGAACGTCTACCCGCGCGAGATCGAGGAGTTCCTGCACACCCACCCCAAGATCGCCGACGTGCAGGTGGTCGGCGTCCCCGACGAGCGGTACGGGGAGGAGGTGCTGGCCTGCGTGATCCCCCGCGACCCGGCCGACCCGCCCACCTTGGAAGAGGTCACCGCCCACTGCCGCGGCCGGCTCGCCCACTTCAAGATCCCGCGGCTGCTGTGGGTGCTGGACTCCTTCCCGATGACGGTCAGCGGCAAGGTGCGCAAGGTGGAGCTGCGGGAGCGGTTCGCCGGCCCGGATCACTCCGGGCCCGGCGCAAGGTAG